In Nicotiana tabacum cultivar K326 chromosome 2, ASM71507v2, whole genome shotgun sequence, the following proteins share a genomic window:
- the LOC107779434 gene encoding uncharacterized protein LOC107779434 — MESQVVRRRMNMISSHLASHDDISTHLFPMSCSSSLNSAVPRYDNRMNYARQSSSSQACFMRLNSSEQGLGSCSTESALPLKPNSCAKKSSIASEGPMYSRPTNKEFQYVAQGRKYNQTATEAPKFARPSTGINEKSRSQLKERRNGLQSNGSKWSPRMDVAESGSMYIVSIELPGVNINDIKVEISEKSLIVSGNRSTQWSKVATKSNDSVSSYHKREIVQGPYRVFWPLPNNANKDSASAEFVDGLLQITIPKL; from the exons ATGGAGAGTCAAGTTGTGAGACGAAgaatgaacatgatttcttctcATTTGGCTTCCCATGATGATATTTCCACTCATCTGTTTCCTATG AGCTGTAGCAGTAGTTTGAATTCTGCGGTTCCGAGGTATGATAACAGAATGAATTATGCACGACAAAGTTCCAGTTCTCAAGCTTGTTTCATGAGGCTCAACTCAAGTGAACAG GGGCTGGGAAGTTGTAGTACTGAATCTGCCTTGCCTTTAAAGCCTAATAGTTGTGCAAAAAAGAGTTCTATTGCTTCTGAAGGACCAATGTATTCTAGACCTACTAATAAAGAATTCCAGTATGTTGCACAAGGTCGCAAATACAATCAAACTGCAACAGAAGCTCCGAAATTTGCTAGGCCAAGTACAGGAATTAATGAAAAGTCGCGCTCCCaattgaaagaaagaagaaatggaCTTCAATCCAATG GAAGTAAATGGTCTCCTAGGATGGATGTTGCAGAATCTGGATCCATGTACATCGTATCGATAGAACTTCCCGGTGTCAATATAAATGATATAAAGGTAGAAATCAGTGAAAAAAG CTTAATAGTTTCTGGAAATCGTTCAACACAATGGTCGAAAGTGGCAACAAAGTCGAATGACTCTGTATCGTCTTATCACAAAAGGGAGATTGTACAGGGACCTTATCGGGTTTTCTGGCCTCTTCCAAATAATGCCAACAAGGATAGCGCCTCAGCTGAGTTTGT GGACGGACTTTTACAGATTACTATCCCAAAACTTTGA